A single genomic interval of Electrophorus electricus isolate fEleEle1 chromosome 2, fEleEle1.pri, whole genome shotgun sequence harbors:
- the twist2 gene encoding twist-related protein 2, with amino-acid sequence MEESSSSPVSPVDSLVTSEEELDRQQKRFGRKRRHSKKSSEDSSPGSVKRSKKPSPSRTQSYEELQNQRVLANVRERQRTQSLNEAFASLRKIIPTLPSDKLSKIQTLKLASRYIDFLYQVLQSDEMDSKMSSCSYVAHERLSYAFSVWRMEGAWSMSASH; translated from the coding sequence atggaagagAGTTCAAGTTCTCCCGTCTCCCCAGTGGATAGCCTAGTGACCAGCGAGGAGGAGTTGGACAGACAACAGAAACGGTTTGGAAGAAAGAGGAGACACAGTAAAAAGTCCAGCGAGGACAGCAGTCCGGGCTCCGTTAAACGGAGCAAAAAACCGAGCCCAAGCCGTACTCAGTCATATGAGGAGCTGCAGAACCAGAGGGTGCTGGCCAACGTCAGGGAGAGGCAAAGGACTCAATCGCTCAACGAAGCCTTCGCGTCTTTGCGAAAGATTATCCCCACGCTACCGTCGGATAAACTCAGCAAGATACAGACGCTCAAACTCGCATCCAGATACATTGATTTCCTTTATCAGGTGCTGCAAAGCGACGAGATGGACAGCAAGATGTCGAGCTGTAGCTACGTTGCGCACGAAAGACTCAGTTATGCCTTTTCGGTGTGGAGAATGGAAGGCGCGTGGTCGATGTCTGCGTCCCACTAG